The Bacillaceae bacterium S4-13-56 genome has a window encoding:
- the tenA gene encoding thiaminase II, with protein sequence MSFTEQLRKENEDVFQLIFKHPFVDGIGKGAVPNESIEHYIKADFEYLNAFMKIYGISISKSSNREDISYFFNQMKFILDDEIHPHHNFCAYIGVPYETLQGHPLPPTADHYIKHMLFHAQTGTLAETLGALLPCPWTYQEIGKELMKKYNPTTSHPFYQWITFYGDNSSMNVTAEMRERLDILAEEASSLEKERIKEAFRKSCELELAFWEMAYTCEDWPSKRAVTK encoded by the coding sequence ATGTCATTTACGGAACAACTACGCAAAGAAAACGAAGATGTTTTTCAACTAATTTTTAAACACCCTTTTGTCGATGGAATCGGAAAAGGAGCCGTCCCAAACGAATCGATTGAACACTACATTAAAGCAGACTTTGAATATTTAAATGCATTTATGAAAATTTACGGGATTTCTATTTCAAAGTCATCAAATAGAGAGGATATAAGTTACTTTTTCAACCAAATGAAGTTTATTTTAGACGATGAAATTCACCCGCATCATAATTTTTGCGCGTATATCGGAGTTCCCTATGAAACGCTGCAAGGTCACCCTTTGCCACCAACTGCTGATCATTATATCAAGCATATGTTGTTTCACGCGCAAACTGGAACACTTGCTGAAACATTAGGTGCATTGTTGCCTTGTCCTTGGACATACCAGGAAATTGGTAAGGAACTTATGAAAAAATATAATCCAACCACTAGCCATCCTTTTTACCAATGGATTACCTTTTATGGAGACAATAGTTCAATGAATGTAACAGCAGAAATGCGAGAACGTTTAGATATCCTTGCAGAAGAGGCCTCCTCATTAGAAAAGGAACGTATCAAAGAAGCATTCCGCAAAAGCTGCGAACTGGAATTAGCATTTTGGGAGATGGCTTACACTTGTGAAGACTGGCCGTCAAAAAGGGCGGTGACCAAGTAA
- the thiD gene encoding bifunctional hydroxymethylpyrimidine kinase/phosphomethylpyrimidine kinase: protein MKRIASALTIAGTDPSGGAGIHADLKTFQELKSYGMSVITSVVAQNTTGVQAIHHVPIEMIEQQLDSVISDMPIHAFKTGMIANIDMMKVMAKKIPTIHAPYVMDPVMVATSGDALIEEQARDFLRKELLPLTALVTPNIPEAEFLTGDKIETPHDMKKAAKTIVHELGAGASLVKGGHLEGEAVDFFYDGKNIYTFSAKRIQTNNTHGTGCTYSAAITAYLSHGLPLYEAIEKAKDFVTAAIKGAFPLGAGNGPTNHWAIREKGFLN, encoded by the coding sequence ATGAAAAGAATAGCAAGTGCGCTTACGATTGCTGGAACAGATCCTAGTGGGGGTGCTGGTATTCATGCGGATTTAAAAACTTTTCAGGAATTAAAAAGCTATGGAATGTCTGTCATAACATCTGTCGTTGCTCAAAATACAACAGGTGTTCAGGCCATCCATCATGTACCAATTGAGATGATTGAACAGCAGCTTGATTCTGTTATTTCTGATATGCCTATTCACGCCTTTAAAACAGGAATGATAGCAAATATTGATATGATGAAAGTCATGGCAAAAAAAATTCCAACCATCCATGCACCTTATGTCATGGATCCTGTCATGGTCGCTACTAGCGGGGATGCACTTATTGAAGAACAGGCACGGGATTTTTTAAGAAAAGAACTTTTGCCACTAACAGCTCTAGTAACACCTAATATTCCAGAGGCTGAATTTCTAACCGGTGACAAAATAGAAACGCCCCATGATATGAAAAAGGCCGCAAAGACAATCGTCCATGAATTAGGTGCGGGTGCTTCCCTTGTAAAAGGTGGCCACTTAGAAGGGGAAGCTGTTGACTTTTTTTATGATGGGAAAAATATATATACATTTTCAGCCAAACGCATTCAAACAAACAACACGCATGGAACTGGCTGCACCTATTCCGCTGCAATTACTGCTTATTTAAGTCATGGTTTACCACTGTATGAAGCAATTGAAAAAGCAAAGGATTTTGTTACTGCAGCTATAAAAGGGGCTTTCCCACTCGGTGCTGGTAATGGCCCAACCAATCATTGGGCAATACGAGAGAAAGGATTTTTAAATTGA
- the thiM gene encoding hydroxyethylthiazole kinase, giving the protein MNNQIIEQVRATTPLIHHLTNQVVMNFTANGLLSFGAAPVMAKAEEEAADMTSIADGVLINIGTLTSSEFKAMIASGKAANQKGIPIVLDPVGVAATPFRSDAVKQFLQEVHPTVIKGNAGELAHLVKIPWQTKGVESVGDGNVEEIAAEVAKTFQTTAVLTGKTDVISTSESTFTNETGHPLLAKVTGAGCLLGSILTACLTTDDPIEEQALAAVQFYGLAAEYAVKQEGVQASGTFIPHFIDALSMDPEFLKIGA; this is encoded by the coding sequence TTGAACAATCAAATAATTGAACAAGTACGAGCAACTACTCCACTAATTCATCATCTAACCAATCAGGTCGTCATGAATTTTACAGCAAATGGTTTATTATCCTTTGGCGCAGCACCCGTCATGGCAAAGGCCGAAGAAGAGGCAGCTGATATGACATCCATTGCTGATGGAGTACTCATTAATATAGGTACCTTAACGTCCAGTGAATTCAAAGCCATGATCGCTTCTGGAAAAGCTGCTAATCAAAAAGGAATTCCGATTGTACTTGACCCTGTTGGAGTGGCAGCAACTCCTTTTCGTTCAGATGCTGTTAAGCAATTTTTACAAGAAGTCCATCCTACCGTTATTAAAGGGAATGCAGGAGAATTAGCTCATCTTGTGAAAATTCCTTGGCAAACAAAAGGGGTGGAATCTGTTGGAGATGGGAATGTAGAAGAAATCGCAGCCGAAGTTGCCAAAACCTTTCAGACAACTGCTGTGTTGACTGGAAAAACAGATGTCATTAGCACATCTGAATCGACCTTTACGAACGAAACCGGACATCCTCTATTAGCAAAAGTAACTGGTGCTGGTTGCTTACTTGGTTCCATTCTAACTGCCTGCCTAACAACGGATGATCCCATAGAGGAACAGGCTCTTGCAGCTGTCCAATTTTACGGATTAGCAGCAGAATATGCCGTAAAACAGGAAGGTGTTCAAGCATCCGGAACATTTATCCCGCACTTTATTGATGCACTTTCCATGGATCCTGAATTTTTAAAGATAGGAGCCTAA
- the thiW gene encoding energy coupling factor transporter S component ThiW yields the protein MNRTRLLTTMAMFVAFGTVTAQLLWFPAGIARAYPVQHAINVLAGVLLGPGPAVIIAFLIGLLRNMLGLGTLLAFPGGMVGAFLAGYLYKKSGKTGLAIVGEGLGSGVIGALLSVPFAYIFMGTSAGAFAFMPAFLISSVPGAIIGWFIVSKLMSNKSILIGTQQKN from the coding sequence ATGAATAGAACCCGTTTATTAACAACAATGGCTATGTTTGTAGCGTTTGGAACCGTTACTGCTCAATTGCTCTGGTTTCCAGCAGGCATCGCCAGAGCTTACCCTGTACAGCATGCCATCAATGTATTAGCTGGTGTATTGCTCGGTCCTGGCCCAGCTGTCATTATTGCCTTTCTGATTGGACTACTAAGAAACATGCTTGGTTTGGGTACGTTACTTGCTTTCCCAGGTGGAATGGTTGGAGCCTTTTTAGCAGGCTATCTGTATAAGAAATCTGGAAAAACAGGATTGGCCATTGTTGGTGAGGGCTTAGGGAGTGGAGTTATTGGAGCTTTATTATCTGTCCCTTTTGCCTATATCTTTATGGGCACTTCTGCTGGAGCATTCGCATTCATGCCAGCATTTCTTATTAGCAGTGTACCAGGGGCAATTATTGGATGGTTCATTGTATCAAAACTAATGAGCAACAAAAGCATTTTAATAGGTACTCAACAGAAAAATTAA